One window of Nostoc sp. C052 genomic DNA carries:
- a CDS encoding HlyD family efflux transporter periplasmic adaptor subunit codes for MVQNWKLEDLKSPQNLLRSPTTLAIIASLAIGGASVYTVLKFQATANEKPATPIAVQPVVKTVTALGRLEPNGEVIKLSATTSTEGSLLQKLLVKEGERVKAGQVIAVMDSRDRLQASLVEAQKQVQVAQSNLNKVKAGAKQGEIGAKQAAVSRLQVELEGNIKIQQATIDRLEADLQGQRESLQATVDRVAAEKRNAQVEVQRYEALYQAGAISSQQADQKRLSAETSTQQVIENQANKTRTVATLEQQIKEAKANRNQTLASLQQQINEAKATLNQTAEVRPTDIANAQAEVDSAQATVAKIRAQLDQAYVRAPEAGQILKINTRAGETVSNDGIVELGRTDQMYAVAEVYQSDINKVRSGQRVKVISDSLPGELQGTVDWMGMQVQRQNLVNSDPSSNIDGRVVEVHVRLDEASSVKAAKFTNLQVKAVIEL; via the coding sequence ATGGTGCAGAACTGGAAATTAGAGGATTTAAAGTCTCCCCAAAATCTTTTGCGATCGCCTACCACACTAGCAATAATTGCATCACTAGCAATAGGTGGAGCTAGTGTTTACACGGTGCTAAAGTTTCAGGCGACCGCTAATGAGAAGCCAGCCACACCAATAGCTGTTCAGCCAGTGGTAAAAACAGTTACAGCATTGGGACGCTTAGAACCAAATGGAGAAGTTATAAAACTGTCTGCAACAACTTCTACTGAGGGAAGTTTGCTTCAGAAGCTATTGGTAAAAGAAGGCGAGCGCGTCAAGGCTGGGCAGGTAATTGCAGTCATGGACAGTCGCGATCGCTTACAAGCAAGTTTAGTGGAAGCTCAAAAACAAGTTCAAGTTGCCCAATCCAACCTTAACAAAGTAAAAGCGGGAGCAAAACAGGGAGAAATTGGAGCAAAACAAGCTGCTGTCAGCCGTCTGCAAGTCGAATTAGAGGGAAATATCAAAATCCAGCAAGCCACAATCGATCGCCTAGAAGCAGACTTGCAAGGACAACGAGAGAGTTTACAAGCAACAGTGGATCGCGTCGCCGCCGAAAAGCGGAATGCTCAAGTAGAAGTGCAACGCTACGAAGCTTTATATCAAGCAGGGGCAATTTCCAGTCAGCAAGCCGATCAAAAACGCTTGAGTGCAGAAACTTCTACTCAGCAGGTAATTGAAAACCAAGCCAATAAGACAAGAACTGTCGCTACTTTAGAACAGCAGATTAAAGAAGCTAAAGCGAACCGCAACCAAACCCTCGCTAGCTTGCAACAGCAGATTAACGAAGCTAAAGCCACCCTTAACCAAACGGCTGAAGTCCGTCCTACAGACATTGCCAACGCCCAAGCAGAGGTAGACAGCGCTCAAGCGACTGTGGCAAAAATTAGAGCGCAACTCGATCAAGCTTATGTCCGCGCACCTGAAGCTGGACAAATTTTAAAGATTAATACACGAGCCGGAGAAACCGTTTCTAATGACGGAATTGTAGAACTCGGTCGAACCGATCAGATGTATGCAGTCGCAGAAGTTTACCAAAGTGATATTAACAAAGTGCGATCGGGGCAACGGGTAAAGGTAATCAGTGATTCCCTTCCTGGAGAATTACAGGGAACCGTCGATTGGATGGGGATGCAGGTACAGCGGCAAAATCTCGTCAACAGCGATCCTTCTAGCAATATTGACGGCAGAGTAGTGGAAGTGCATGTGCGATTAGATGAAGCATCTAGCGTCAAAGCTGCCAAGTTTACCAATCTACAAGTAAAGGCAGTGATAGAACTATGA
- a CDS encoding TetR/AcrR family transcriptional regulator: MVRIKADEVDRDHSVDKVEQILQGAMQEFLQNGYAGTSMDRVAVAAGVSKATVYSHFQDKEGLFKVLLEQLASKKNDSIFGTEPIEGEPAAVLHHLGTKALDLMKNDQEHTAFMRVLIGESGRFPELAQICVQAMIKPVTETLTQYLAAPELNIPDPEATARILLGALVHFHITQDVMHGSDIIPMESDRLIDALTHLITKCAD; the protein is encoded by the coding sequence ATGGTACGGATTAAAGCTGACGAAGTTGATCGAGATCATTCTGTTGATAAAGTAGAGCAAATTCTGCAAGGGGCAATGCAGGAGTTCCTACAAAATGGCTATGCTGGTACAAGTATGGATCGGGTAGCGGTAGCTGCGGGTGTTTCTAAAGCGACAGTCTACAGCCACTTTCAAGATAAAGAAGGACTGTTTAAAGTACTTTTAGAGCAACTGGCAAGCAAAAAAAACGACTCCATTTTTGGCACAGAACCTATTGAAGGAGAACCAGCAGCGGTACTGCATCACTTAGGAACCAAAGCATTAGACCTGATGAAGAATGACCAAGAACATACTGCATTTATGCGAGTATTAATAGGGGAATCTGGTCGTTTTCCAGAGTTAGCTCAAATTTGTGTTCAGGCGATGATTAAGCCAGTGACAGAAACTCTCACTCAATATTTGGCCGCTCCTGAGCTAAATATACCTGACCCAGAAGCAACAGCGAGAATTCTCTTAGGGGCATTAGTGCATTTTCATATTACTCAGGATGTCATGCACGGGAGCGATATTATACCAATGGAAAGCGATCGCTTGATTGATGCCTTGACACACCTAATCACTAAATGCGCCGATTGA
- a CDS encoding PEP-CTERM sorting domain-containing protein, with amino-acid sequence MLLGTKFFQKSLMVILGLVLTTVSTAQPSKAASFNYQGDTTNEPIWRRVAPGNPPTLISGEKDGNLGMSVPYTVFDFTVDQSGLYTISGESQLTPPANRKWDIFLALYQENFNPTEQLSNVLIANTTTNGSAVTFNQELLTGQKYFLVTTGRRVNDFGGFSNTISGLGQITPIPESDLISAMLATGGITLLLYKRKVVLKI; translated from the coding sequence ATGTTGTTAGGAACAAAGTTTTTTCAAAAATCATTAATGGTGATTCTGGGATTAGTATTAACTACTGTTTCTACCGCTCAACCCTCCAAAGCTGCTAGCTTTAATTATCAGGGAGATACAACAAATGAACCAATTTGGCGGCGTGTAGCACCAGGGAATCCTCCCACTCTGATCAGTGGTGAAAAAGATGGAAATTTGGGCATGAGTGTACCTTACACTGTATTTGATTTTACGGTGGATCAATCAGGTTTATATACTATAAGTGGTGAATCTCAACTTACGCCACCTGCAAATAGAAAATGGGATATTTTCTTAGCTTTATATCAGGAAAATTTTAATCCTACTGAACAATTAAGCAATGTTCTGATCGCAAATACTACTACTAATGGTAGTGCTGTTACTTTCAACCAAGAACTCCTGACAGGGCAGAAATACTTTTTAGTTACTACCGGTCGTCGAGTGAATGATTTTGGTGGGTTTAGCAACACAATAAGTGGTTTGGGTCAAATTACACCAATTCCTGAATCAGATTTAATATCTGCCATGTTAGCCACAGGTGGTATAACTTTACTATTGTATAAGCGAAAAGTAGTTTTAAAAATATAG
- a CDS encoding DevA family ABC transporter ATP-binding protein — MFPVISVKNLDHYFGHGQLRKQVLFDINLDINAGEIIIMTGPSGSGKTTLLTLSGGLRSAQSGSLQILGQELCGASTAQLTQVRRNNGYIFQAHNLHGSLTVLQNVRMGLEVHNNISPAEMKTRSAQMLEEVGLGHRLNYYPDDLSGGQKQRVAIARALVGRPKIVLADEPTAALDSKSGRDVVNLMQKLAKEQNCTILLVTHDNRILDIADRIVYMEDGKLVNDRAVVAVS, encoded by the coding sequence ATGTTTCCCGTCATCTCTGTTAAAAATCTCGACCACTATTTTGGTCATGGTCAACTTCGTAAGCAAGTTCTTTTTGATATCAACCTGGATATTAATGCAGGCGAAATTATTATTATGACTGGGCCTTCTGGTTCTGGTAAAACTACACTTCTCACCTTATCAGGCGGCTTACGTTCTGCCCAATCTGGTAGTTTGCAGATATTGGGACAAGAACTTTGTGGCGCTAGTACAGCACAACTTACCCAAGTGCGACGCAATAACGGTTATATTTTCCAAGCGCACAACTTGCACGGTAGCCTGACAGTACTCCAGAACGTCAGAATGGGCTTGGAAGTGCATAATAATATTTCGCCGGCAGAAATGAAAACCCGGTCAGCCCAAATGTTAGAGGAGGTAGGATTAGGTCATCGCCTGAATTACTATCCTGATGATTTATCTGGAGGACAAAAACAAAGAGTTGCGATCGCTCGTGCTTTAGTTGGTCGTCCTAAAATTGTTTTAGCGGATGAACCTACCGCCGCCCTTGATAGTAAATCGGGACGAGATGTGGTCAACCTGATGCAAAAATTAGCTAAGGAGCAAAATTGCACCATTCTTTTGGTTACTCATGACAACCGCATTCTAGATATTGCTGATCGCATTGTCTACATGGAAGATGGCAAGCTAGTAAATGACCGTGCTGTTGTCGCAGTATCTTAA
- the devC gene encoding ABC transporter permease DevC, protein MIGFIQQLRQRTPLGWLQLSHEKSRLLVALGGIAFADVLMFMQLGFQTALFESNTKLHKSIQADILLVSPQARNVLNASTFTRRRLYQAMDVQGVKSAEPMYISIVDWKNPKTRQKTSVLVIGINPEKPAFDLPDVNSQIDRVKLPDTLLFDRASRGDYQEAIAQVAQGKPVTTEIDRRTITISGLFSIGASFAADGNLITSDQNFLQLFPKREASSVSLGLVQLEPGYDIKQVKAALASHLDNDVKVLTKAEFIEFETDYWKKNTAIGFIFSLGVGMGFMVGVIIVYQVLSTDVNSHIKEYATFKAMGYNNLYLLGVVFEEAIILAILGFIPGAIAPLGLYALTRNATNLPLYMTVARASTVLILTMIMCIISGAIATRKLQSADPADMF, encoded by the coding sequence ATGATTGGATTTATTCAACAATTGCGGCAGCGAACCCCTTTAGGATGGCTGCAACTGAGTCACGAAAAAAGCCGTCTGTTGGTGGCATTGGGAGGTATTGCTTTCGCTGATGTTCTTATGTTCATGCAGCTAGGGTTTCAGACCGCCTTATTTGAAAGTAATACTAAGCTGCATAAAAGTATACAGGCTGACATTTTGCTAGTTAGTCCTCAAGCCCGTAACGTGTTAAATGCGTCCACCTTTACACGGCGGCGGCTGTATCAGGCAATGGATGTACAAGGAGTGAAGTCAGCAGAACCAATGTATATCAGCATTGTCGATTGGAAGAATCCGAAAACACGCCAAAAGACATCTGTGCTAGTTATCGGGATCAATCCTGAAAAGCCAGCCTTTGACTTACCGGATGTGAACAGCCAGATAGATCGAGTGAAGCTACCAGATACTCTGCTGTTCGATCGCGCTTCTAGAGGAGATTATCAAGAAGCGATCGCTCAAGTTGCACAAGGCAAACCTGTTACAACTGAAATTGACCGCCGGACGATTACCATTAGCGGCTTATTTTCCATCGGCGCTTCCTTTGCGGCTGATGGAAACCTGATTACCAGCGACCAGAATTTCTTGCAGCTATTTCCGAAGCGAGAAGCAAGTAGTGTCAGTTTAGGGTTGGTTCAACTAGAACCAGGCTATGACATAAAACAGGTGAAAGCAGCTTTAGCATCTCATTTAGATAATGATGTTAAAGTTTTGACCAAAGCAGAATTTATCGAATTTGAAACAGATTATTGGAAAAAAAATACAGCCATCGGGTTTATCTTCAGCCTGGGTGTAGGAATGGGATTTATGGTGGGCGTGATTATCGTCTATCAAGTTCTTTCTACAGATGTAAATTCCCATATCAAAGAATACGCCACTTTCAAGGCAATGGGATATAACAATCTTTATTTATTAGGTGTGGTGTTTGAAGAGGCGATTATTTTGGCAATTTTGGGCTTTATCCCAGGAGCGATCGCACCTTTAGGACTTTATGCTCTAACTCGCAATGCCACCAATTTACCACTTTACATGACCGTAGCACGCGCCTCCACAGTGCTAATCCTAACAATGATTATGTGTATAATTTCGGGTGCGATCGCTACTCGGAAATTACAATCTGCTGACCCCGCAGATATGTTTTAA
- a CDS encoding molybdopterin-binding protein, producing MQVSARNALKGTVKSIVVGSVNTEVTLEIAPGVEVTSIITKSSAESLKLTEGKEVYAIVKSSDVIIAVD from the coding sequence ATGCAAGTTAGCGCTCGCAATGCTCTCAAAGGTACAGTTAAAAGCATCGTAGTAGGATCTGTAAATACAGAAGTGACATTAGAAATTGCACCTGGAGTAGAAGTAACTTCAATTATTACCAAATCATCAGCAGAAAGTCTGAAACTCACTGAAGGCAAAGAAGTATATGCCATAGTCAAATCATCAGACGTAATAATTGCCGTAGACTAA
- a CDS encoding HesA/MoeB/ThiF family protein — protein MNLTPSELERYHRQMMLPNFGEAGQKRLKSATVLVTGVGGLGGTSALYLAVAGVGRLILVRGGDLRLDDLNRQVLMTNDWVGKPRVFKARETLQAINPDIQVEAVHDYVTKENVDSLVQSADIAVDCAHNFTERNLLNQACVRWQKPMVEAAMDGMEAYLTTIIPGVTPCLSCLFPEKPDWDQRGFSVIGAVSGTLACLSALEVIKLITKFSQPLLSQLLTIDLMRMEFAKRHSYHDPSCLVCGSSACSENS, from the coding sequence ATGAACTTAACACCCAGTGAGTTAGAACGCTATCACCGCCAAATGATGCTTCCCAATTTTGGAGAAGCAGGACAAAAGCGCTTGAAGTCTGCAACAGTATTGGTTACAGGTGTAGGGGGATTAGGCGGTACATCAGCACTTTATTTGGCAGTAGCGGGTGTTGGGCGGCTAATCCTAGTTCGGGGTGGTGACTTACGGCTGGATGATCTGAATCGTCAGGTTCTCATGACAAATGATTGGGTAGGTAAGCCAAGAGTATTCAAAGCCAGAGAAACCCTGCAAGCTATTAATCCTGATATTCAGGTGGAAGCAGTTCATGATTACGTTACAAAAGAGAATGTAGACTCTTTAGTGCAATCTGCTGATATAGCTGTTGATTGCGCCCACAATTTCACAGAGCGGAATTTGCTCAACCAAGCTTGCGTGCGCTGGCAAAAACCAATGGTGGAAGCTGCAATGGACGGAATGGAAGCTTATCTGACAACGATTATTCCTGGTGTCACTCCTTGTCTATCATGCTTGTTCCCAGAAAAGCCAGATTGGGATCAGCGTGGGTTTTCGGTTATCGGTGCTGTTTCTGGGACATTAGCTTGTCTTAGTGCATTAGAGGTAATAAAGTTGATTACTAAGTTTAGTCAACCTCTATTGTCACAACTGCTGACAATAGATTTGATGCGAATGGAATTTGCTAAACGACATTCTTATCACGATCCTTCGTGTCTGGTGTGTGGTAGTAGTGCTTGCTCGGAAAATTCGTAA